In one Thioclava sp. ES.031 genomic region, the following are encoded:
- a CDS encoding UDP-glucuronic acid decarboxylase family protein: MRCLVAGGAGFLGSHLCDRLIEAGHSVICIDNLLTGRTQNIAYLMGHRDFTFQKHDIIAPLQINGEIDRIYNLACAASPPKYQLDPLHTFQTCIAGSLNLLSLAERTGARILQASTSEVYGDPEISPQREDYRGRVNTTGPRSCYDEGKRAAETLFHDLQAIRGIDTRIARIFNTYGPRMDPEDGRVISNFVTRAIRGAPLELYGGGTQTRSLCYVDDLISGLVALMESETVGHDPVNLGNPGEYTVAELAHIVRDMCESRAPLVVSDLPLDDPMQRCPDITRAETRLGWRPEIALRSGLVPTIAYFRAEIAGAETEAAPLTATAAE; this comes from the coding sequence TTGCGCTGCCTGGTTGCCGGAGGGGCCGGATTCCTGGGATCGCATCTGTGCGACCGGCTGATCGAGGCCGGTCATTCGGTGATCTGCATCGACAACCTGCTGACCGGGCGGACCCAGAACATCGCTTATCTCATGGGGCATCGCGATTTCACGTTCCAGAAACATGACATCATCGCGCCGCTGCAGATCAATGGCGAGATCGACCGGATTTACAATCTCGCCTGCGCGGCCTCGCCGCCGAAATACCAGCTCGACCCGCTGCACACGTTCCAGACCTGCATCGCCGGGTCGCTGAACCTGCTCAGCCTCGCCGAGCGGACCGGCGCGCGCATCCTGCAGGCCTCGACCTCCGAGGTTTATGGCGACCCGGAGATTTCGCCCCAGCGCGAAGACTATCGCGGTCGGGTGAACACCACCGGCCCGCGCTCGTGCTACGACGAGGGCAAGCGCGCGGCGGAGACGCTGTTCCACGACCTTCAGGCCATTCGCGGCATCGACACCCGCATCGCGCGGATCTTCAACACTTACGGGCCCCGGATGGACCCCGAGGACGGGCGCGTGATCTCGAATTTCGTGACGCGGGCGATCCGCGGCGCGCCGCTCGAACTCTATGGCGGCGGCACGCAGACGCGCTCGCTGTGCTATGTCGATGACCTGATCAGCGGTCTGGTCGCCCTGATGGAAAGCGAGACGGTCGGGCACGATCCGGTCAATCTTGGCAATCCGGGCGAATATACCGTCGCCGAGCTGGCCCATATCGTGCGCGACATGTGCGAGAGCCGGGCGCCGCTCGTCGTCTCGGATCTGCCGCTCGACGATCCGATGCAACGCTGCCCCGACATCACCCGCGCCGAGACCCGGCTGGGCTGGCGTCCGGAAATCGCGCTGCGCAGCGGCCTCGTGCCGACCATCGCCTATTTCCGCGCAGAGATTGCGGGCGCCGAGACCGAAGCCGCCCCGCTCACCGCAACGGCCGCCGAATGA
- a CDS encoding autoinducer binding domain-containing protein, with product METANRKEIACLLEQLGQTCDTGFAFALHIRFTRPNILYRTYPEPWIEEYSEKGMMMDDPVVLWGMQHVGMVRWDDLDDPKGVLKGARSHGLRNGLTCAVLENGSRSISGFTRSGEPFSEAEAQELLEMTRELHNLTEGLSDL from the coding sequence ATGGAAACAGCAAACCGCAAGGAAATCGCCTGCCTACTCGAGCAGCTCGGTCAAACCTGCGACACCGGTTTCGCCTTCGCTCTGCACATCCGCTTTACCCGTCCGAACATCCTTTATCGAACATATCCCGAACCTTGGATCGAGGAATATAGCGAAAAGGGCATGATGATGGACGATCCCGTCGTGCTGTGGGGCATGCAACATGTCGGCATGGTGCGCTGGGACGATCTCGATGATCCCAAAGGGGTTCTCAAGGGGGCGAGATCCCACGGCCTGCGGAATGGTCTGACCTGCGCGGTTCTGGAGAACGGCTCGCGCTCGATCTCGGGCTTCACCCGCTCCGGCGAGCCCTTCTCGGAGGCCGAGGCGCAGGAGCTGCTGGAGATGACCCGGGAGCTGCATAATCTGACCGAAGGCCTTTCCGACCTCTAG